A window of the Cynocephalus volans isolate mCynVol1 chromosome 10, mCynVol1.pri, whole genome shotgun sequence genome harbors these coding sequences:
- the LOC134387074 gene encoding mitochondrial adenyl nucleotide antiporter SLC25A23 isoform X6, whose protein sequence is MRGGPGDAERRQRWSRLFEELDSNKDGRVDVNELRQGLAKLGGGDPDRGAQQGISPEGDADLDGGLDLEEFSRYLQEREQRLLLMFHSLDRNQDGHIDVSEIQQSFRALGISISLEQAEKILHRTSPQPQALSLCPLHHPHPSMDRDGTMTIDWQEWRDHFLLHSLENVEDVLYFWKHSTVLDIGECLTVPDEFSKQEKLTGMWWKQLVAGAVAGAVSRTGTAPLDRLKVFMQVHTSKTNRLNILGGLQSMIREGGICSLWRGNGINVLKIAPESAIKFMAYEQIKRAICGQQETLHVQERFVAGSLAGATAQTIIYPMEVLKTRLTLRLTGQYQGLLDCARRILEQEGPRAFYRGYLPNVLGIIPYAGIDLAVYETLKNRWLQQYSHDSANPGILVLLACGTISSTCGQIASYPLALVRTRMQAQASIEGAPQLSMLGLFRHILSQEGVWGLYRGIAPNFMKVIPAVSISYVVYENMKQALGVTSRSTYPHTSTPRPQLPQASDPVSLCSTGL, encoded by the exons ATGCGGGGGGGCCCGGGCGACGCGGAGCGGCGGCAACGCTGGAGTCGCCTCTTCGAGGAGCTGGACAGTAACAAGGATGGCCGAGTGGACGTGAACGAGTTGCGCCAGGGGCTGGCCAAGCTGGGCGGAGGCGACCCAGACCGCGGTGCCCAACAG GGCATCTCCCCTGAGGGTGACGCTGACCTGGATGGCGGGCTCGACCTGGAGGAGTTTAGCCGCTATCTGCAGGAGCGGGAACAACGTCTCTTGCTCATGTTCCACAGTCTTGACCGGAATCAGGATG GTCATATTGATGTCTCTGAGATCCAACAGAGTTTTCGAGCTCTGGGCATTTCCATCTCTCTGGAACAGGCAGAGAAAATTCTGCACAG AacctccccccagccccaggcactgAGCCTGTGccccctccaccacccccaccccagcatggACCGTGACGGCACAATGACCATCGACTGGCAGGAATGGCGTGACCACTTCCTGCTGCATTCTCTGGAAAACGTGGAAGATGTACTCTATTTCTGGAAGCATTCCACG GTCCTGGACATTGGCGAATGTCTGACTGTGCCAGATGAGTTCTCAAAGCAAGAGAAGCTGACAGGCATGTGGTGGAAGCAGCTGGTGGCTGGCGCAGTGGCGGGTGCCGTGTCGCGGACAGGCACGGCCCCTCTGGACCGCCTCAAGGTCTTCATGCAG GTTCATACCTCAAAGACCAACCGACTGAACATCTTGGGGGGCCTACAGAGCATGATCCGTGAGGGTGGTATCTGCTCCCTGTGGCGTGGCAACGGTATCAACGTGCTCAAGATTGCACCTGAGTCGGCTATCAAGTTCATGGCCTATGAACAG ATCAAGCGGGCCATCTGTGGACAACAGGAGACACTGCATGTGCAGGAGCGCTTTGTGGCTGGCTCCCTGGCTGGTGCCACAGCCCAAACCATCATTTACCCCATGGAG GTGCTGAAGACGCGACTGACCCTACGCCTGACTGGCCAGTATCAGGGGCTGCTGGACTGTGCAAGACGGATCCTGGAGCAGGAGGGGCCCCGCGCCTTCTACCGCGGCTACCTGCCCAATGTGCTGGGCATCATCCCCTACGCGGGCATCGACCTGGCTGTCTATGAG ACCCTGAAGAACCGTTGGCTCCAGCAATATAGCCATGACTCAGCAAACCCGGGCATCCTCGTGCTCCTGGCCTGCGGTACCATCTCCAGCACCTGCGGCCAGATAGCCAGTTACCCCCTGGCCCTGGTCCGGACCCGCATGCAGGCCCAAG CCTCCATCGAGGGTGCCCCCCAGCTCTCCATGCTGGGTCTGTTCCGTCACATCCTGTCCCAGGAGGGCGTGTGGGGCCTCTACAGGGGCATTGCCCCCAACTTCATGAAGGTTATTCCAGCTGTGAGCATCTCCTATGTGGTCTACGAGAACATGAAGCAGGCCCTGGGGGTCACATCCAG GAGCACGTATCCCCATACCTCAACACCCAGACCTCAGCTCCCTCAGGCGTCAGACCCGGTGTCCTTGTGCAGCACTGGATTGTAG
- the LOC134387074 gene encoding mitochondrial adenyl nucleotide antiporter SLC25A23 isoform X7: MRGGPGDAERRQRWSRLFEELDSNKDGRVDVNELRQGLAKLGGGDPDRGAQQGISPEGDADLDGGLDLEEFSRYLQEREQRLLLMFHSLDRNQDGHIDVSEIQQSFRALGISISLEQAEKILHSMDRDGTMTIDWQEWRDHFLLHSLENVEDVLYFWKHSTVLDIGECLTVPDEFSKQEKLTGMWWKQLVAGAVAGAVSRTGTAPLDRLKVFMQVHTSKTNRLNILGGLQSMIREGGICSLWRGNGINVLKIAPESAIKFMAYEQIKRAICGQQETLHVQERFVAGSLAGATAQTIIYPMEVLKTRLTLRLTGQYQGLLDCARRILEQEGPRAFYRGYLPNVLGIIPYAGIDLAVYETLKNRWLQQYSHDSANPGILVLLACGTISSTCGQIASYPLALVRTRMQAQASIEGAPQLSMLGLFRHILSQEGVWGLYRGIAPNFMKVIPAVSISYVVYENMKQALGVTSR, from the exons ATGCGGGGGGGCCCGGGCGACGCGGAGCGGCGGCAACGCTGGAGTCGCCTCTTCGAGGAGCTGGACAGTAACAAGGATGGCCGAGTGGACGTGAACGAGTTGCGCCAGGGGCTGGCCAAGCTGGGCGGAGGCGACCCAGACCGCGGTGCCCAACAG GGCATCTCCCCTGAGGGTGACGCTGACCTGGATGGCGGGCTCGACCTGGAGGAGTTTAGCCGCTATCTGCAGGAGCGGGAACAACGTCTCTTGCTCATGTTCCACAGTCTTGACCGGAATCAGGATG GTCATATTGATGTCTCTGAGATCCAACAGAGTTTTCGAGCTCTGGGCATTTCCATCTCTCTGGAACAGGCAGAGAAAATTCTGCACAG catggACCGTGACGGCACAATGACCATCGACTGGCAGGAATGGCGTGACCACTTCCTGCTGCATTCTCTGGAAAACGTGGAAGATGTACTCTATTTCTGGAAGCATTCCACG GTCCTGGACATTGGCGAATGTCTGACTGTGCCAGATGAGTTCTCAAAGCAAGAGAAGCTGACAGGCATGTGGTGGAAGCAGCTGGTGGCTGGCGCAGTGGCGGGTGCCGTGTCGCGGACAGGCACGGCCCCTCTGGACCGCCTCAAGGTCTTCATGCAG GTTCATACCTCAAAGACCAACCGACTGAACATCTTGGGGGGCCTACAGAGCATGATCCGTGAGGGTGGTATCTGCTCCCTGTGGCGTGGCAACGGTATCAACGTGCTCAAGATTGCACCTGAGTCGGCTATCAAGTTCATGGCCTATGAACAG ATCAAGCGGGCCATCTGTGGACAACAGGAGACACTGCATGTGCAGGAGCGCTTTGTGGCTGGCTCCCTGGCTGGTGCCACAGCCCAAACCATCATTTACCCCATGGAG GTGCTGAAGACGCGACTGACCCTACGCCTGACTGGCCAGTATCAGGGGCTGCTGGACTGTGCAAGACGGATCCTGGAGCAGGAGGGGCCCCGCGCCTTCTACCGCGGCTACCTGCCCAATGTGCTGGGCATCATCCCCTACGCGGGCATCGACCTGGCTGTCTATGAG ACCCTGAAGAACCGTTGGCTCCAGCAATATAGCCATGACTCAGCAAACCCGGGCATCCTCGTGCTCCTGGCCTGCGGTACCATCTCCAGCACCTGCGGCCAGATAGCCAGTTACCCCCTGGCCCTGGTCCGGACCCGCATGCAGGCCCAAG CCTCCATCGAGGGTGCCCCCCAGCTCTCCATGCTGGGTCTGTTCCGTCACATCCTGTCCCAGGAGGGCGTGTGGGGCCTCTACAGGGGCATTGCCCCCAACTTCATGAAGGTTATTCCAGCTGTGAGCATCTCCTATGTGGTCTACGAGAACATGAAGCAGGCCCTGGGGGTCACATCCAGGTGA